In Erigeron canadensis isolate Cc75 chromosome 6, C_canadensis_v1, whole genome shotgun sequence, the following are encoded in one genomic region:
- the LOC122603421 gene encoding WD repeat-containing protein 91 homolog → MENMNYGEELVREFLIFRGFTTTLQSYEKELSSDFGNSFHNQHKIFDLIFSIYIPNFQPQNLISLFSFFKQSFSSHQDSHLIHTLSKLQISILKYYIVFAFQAGRNDKIVELFKVHGDDLMKQNHGWVSWFAIPYMKNPSLDPLFRVYFTKEWIDGLNLSVRNFLSEVFNGTRIPALLKISSEKHAVNRLKNDIKHLNTRLSQLQALLEEKESQLSQSRSNIATTRQLSIGHINESVCSSAPQNRPSYLPNEPSVTSKETRTSNLSGRQSLGKDVNLPEGSGDDEIQQEDDFAEVKVDFQETFLGHTSPISCCRFSTSGDNIASASVDGTVRIWTYDSSTSASRNATIYCGAEIMSLEWDCKSDRLLLIGTADGGIKAWNVDAKRVVCDLSTTDAFPCVLDLKCSPVEPLFVSAAASRGHGSSYIDKLGFASLTVWNMRTWKAMTVLPLGKDPPAITSLCFNHNGKILAAAATDGMIHMFDMSAGLQITGWPAHDSAISSVLFGPDETSIFTLGIDGKVFEWSLQSPGKVLWSKNINRFCNLQSSQYYRHEMALDANGKRLLVTSDSVRAPIYQVQDHMNGLKTLPHSAAISTVDWHPTLPIFLTGSVDNSVRVTSIL, encoded by the exons ATGGAAAACATGAATTACGGCGAGGAACTTGTAAGAGAATTCCTAATCTTCAGAGGATTCACAACAACATTACAATCTTATGAAAAAGAATTATCATCAGATTTTGGCAATTCTTttcataatcaacacaaaatcTTTGATCTTATTTTCTCTATTTACATTCCTAATTTCCAGCCTCAAAATCTTATATCTCTTTTCTCCTTTTTCAAACAATCCTTTTCTTCTCATCAAGATTCTCATTTGATTCATACTTTATCCAAATTACAGATCTCCATCCTTAAATATTACATTGTTTTTGCTTTTCAAGCTGGCAGAAATGATAAAATTGTTGAGCTTTTTAAAGTTCATGGTGATGATCTGATGAAACAAAATCATGGTTGGGTGTCTTGGTTTG CAATTCCATATATGAAGAACCCGAGCTTGGATCCGTTGTTTCGGGTTTATTTTACCAAGGAATGGATTGATGGTCTGAATCTTTCTGTTAGGAATTTTTTGAGTGAAGTGTTTAATGGAACtc GCATTCCTGCATTGTTGAAAATTAGTTCGGAAAAGCATGCTGTGAATCGTCTCAAGAATGACATTAAGCATCTTAATACTAGATTGTCACAACTTCAGGCTTTGTTAGAGGAAAAGGAATCTCAGTTATCTCAGTCAAGGAG TAATATTGCAACTACTCGCCAACTAAGCATCGGGCATATCAATGAATCGGTGTGCTCATCTGCACCTCAGAATCGGCCAAGCTATTTACCTAATGAACCATCTGTTACATCCAAAGAAACACGTACTAGTAATTTGAGTGGGAGACAGTCATTAGGCAAGGATGTTAATCTACCCGAGGGTTCAGGAGATGATGAAATTCAACAAGAGGATGATTTTGCAGAAGTCAAAGTTGACTTTCAG GAGACTTTCTTGGGACACACAAGTCCTATTAGCTGTTGCAGGTTCTCTACATCAGGGGACAACATTGCAAGTGCTTCTGTTGATGGCACAGTCAG GATATGGACATACGACTCATCAACTTCAGCATCAAGGAATGCAACCATCTATTGTGGGGCAGAGATCATGTCACTCGAATGGGACTGCAAATCTGACCGCTTG CTTCTCATAGGCACTGCTGATGGAGGTATAAAAGCATGGAATGTTGATGCAAAGAGAGTTGTTTGTGATCTCAGTACGACTGATGCATTTCCATG TGTTCTGGATCTAAAATGCAGCCCTGTGGAACCATTATTTGTGTCTGCGGCCGCATCCCGAGG GCATGGCTCAAGTTATATTGATAAGCTGGGATTTGCTTCACTGACCGTGTGGAATATGAGAACATGGAAGGCCATG ACAGTCCTTCCTCTTGGGAAAGATCCACCTGCAATTACATCCCTATGCTTCAACCACAACGGAAAGATTTTAGCGGCTGCAGCAACCGATGGAATGATTCACATGTTTG ATATGTCAGCCGGTCTGCAAATCACCGGATGGCCAGCTCATGATTCTGCTATCAGCTCTGTTCTTTTTGGGCCAGACGAGACTAGCATATTTACTTTGGGTATAGATGGAAAG GTATTTGAGTGGAGCTTGCAAAGTCCGGGTAAGGTTCTCTGGTCGAAAAATATTAACAG GTTTTGTAATCTCCAAAGTTCACAATATTATAGACATGAAATGGCTCTAGATGCAAATGGTAAACGACTTTTGGTGACATCTGATTCAGTCAGAGCTCCAATATACCAG GTTCAGGATCATATGAACGGGCTAAAAACGCTTCCTCATAGTGCAGCCATATCGACTGTAGACTGGCATCCGACCTTGCCTATCTTCTTGACAGGATCAGTGGACAACTCCGTTCGGGTCACATCAATCTTATGA